From Streptomyces qinzhouensis, one genomic window encodes:
- a CDS encoding nucleotide sugar dehydrogenase, whose protein sequence is MKICVVALGKIGLPLAVQFAAKGHDVVGADVNEKVVELVNAGTEPFPGEFDLDRLLKETVGAGLLRATTDTTAAVADSDAVVVVVPLFVDADGVPDFGWMDSATRAIAAGLKPGTLVSYETTLPVGTTRTRWAPMLEEGSGLTAGEDFHLVFSPERVLTGRVFADLRRYPKLVGGIDEASAARGVEFYEQVLDFDERDDLPRPNGVWDLGTAEASELAKLAETTYRDVNIGLANQFARFADKNGIDVKKVIEACNSQPYSHIHQPGIAVGGHCIPIYPRMYLWNDPEATVVRSAREANAAMPEYSVDLLAAAYGDLKDVTVLVLGAAYRGGVKETAFSGVYGVVESLRARGANPVVSDPMYTADELVAHGLPAHRDEKVTAAILQADHAEYRELSAADLPDVTVLVDGRRTTDPERWAGVRRVVIGG, encoded by the coding sequence ATGAAGATCTGTGTAGTCGCGCTCGGCAAGATCGGTCTGCCGCTCGCGGTTCAGTTCGCCGCCAAGGGCCACGACGTCGTCGGCGCCGATGTGAACGAGAAGGTCGTCGAGCTGGTGAACGCCGGCACCGAGCCCTTCCCCGGTGAGTTCGACCTCGACCGGCTGCTGAAGGAGACGGTCGGCGCCGGGCTGCTGCGCGCCACCACCGACACCACCGCCGCGGTCGCCGACTCCGACGCCGTCGTCGTGGTCGTCCCGCTCTTCGTGGACGCCGACGGTGTGCCGGACTTCGGCTGGATGGACTCCGCCACCCGGGCGATCGCCGCCGGTCTCAAGCCGGGCACCCTGGTTTCGTACGAGACCACGCTGCCGGTCGGTACCACCCGCACCCGCTGGGCGCCGATGCTGGAGGAGGGCTCCGGTCTGACCGCGGGCGAGGACTTCCACCTGGTCTTCTCGCCGGAGCGGGTGCTGACCGGCCGGGTCTTCGCCGATCTGCGCCGCTACCCCAAGCTGGTCGGCGGCATCGACGAGGCGTCCGCCGCCCGCGGTGTGGAGTTCTACGAGCAGGTTCTCGACTTCGACGAGCGCGACGACCTGCCGCGGCCCAACGGGGTCTGGGACCTGGGCACCGCCGAGGCGTCCGAGCTGGCGAAGCTGGCGGAGACCACGTACCGCGATGTCAACATCGGTCTGGCGAACCAGTTCGCCCGGTTCGCCGACAAGAACGGCATCGACGTCAAGAAGGTCATCGAGGCCTGCAACTCCCAGCCGTACAGCCACATCCACCAGCCCGGTATCGCGGTCGGCGGCCACTGCATCCCGATCTACCCGCGGATGTACCTGTGGAACGACCCCGAGGCGACCGTGGTGCGTTCGGCCCGTGAGGCCAACGCCGCCATGCCCGAGTACTCCGTCGACCTGCTGGCCGCCGCCTACGGCGATCTGAAGGACGTCACCGTGCTGGTCCTGGGCGCGGCCTACCGCGGCGGCGTCAAGGAGACGGCGTTCTCCGGCGTCTACGGAGTGGTGGAGTCGCTGAGGGCCCGGGGCGCCAACCCGGTCGTCTCGGACCCGATGTACACGGCCGATGAGCTGGTCGCGCACGGTCTGCCGGCCCACCGCGACGAGAAGGTGACGGCCGCGATCCTCCAGGCCGACCACGCCGAGTACCGCGAGCTGTCCGCCGCCGACCTGCCGG
- a CDS encoding glycosyltransferase family 2 protein — translation MTAAPDVTVVIAVYNTMPYLVECLESLIGQTIGRKRLEIVAVDDGSTDGSGAELDRWAARYPDTVKVVHQENSGGPAAPSNRALELATGRYVFFIGSDDHLGKEALKRLVDCADTHTSDVVVGKMVGTNGRYVHQALYRKNDPDVSLYDSALPFTLANTKLFRRELVERHKLRFPEDLPVGSDQPFTIEACVRARKISVVADYTCYYAVKRGDAGNITYRADHLARLRCTERIMRHTAGLIDAGPHRDAVFKRHFTWELTKLVQGPDFAALDTAVQYQLCDGIARLADEYLTASLNESLGVQSRVRIALARRGDVRLLARANEAEAPGHAVPFVLEGDHTYASYPGFRDAASGLDDALFRLNDEAVPKRLADGTRLLAADWEQNGDDMAVSLAVRVPITGSVEPLAAVALRLAPKAFSKASDKTGARRMPDADTVPPTDALITREPDEDGTGTVLRATFPLRATRARAHPRVYVTLGGIRHEVAVAVAETPLPLARRWREKVPYRVSANATPNGRLMITTAPLWGPEVPVSGRVRQVMSRVKRKISR, via the coding sequence ATGACGGCCGCGCCCGATGTCACCGTCGTCATCGCCGTCTACAACACCATGCCGTATCTGGTGGAGTGCCTGGAGTCGCTGATCGGGCAGACCATCGGCCGTAAGCGGCTGGAGATCGTGGCGGTCGACGACGGTTCGACCGACGGCAGCGGCGCGGAGCTGGACCGCTGGGCGGCGCGGTATCCGGACACCGTCAAGGTGGTCCACCAGGAGAACTCGGGCGGCCCGGCGGCTCCCAGCAACCGCGCGCTGGAGCTGGCCACCGGCCGCTATGTGTTCTTCATAGGCTCCGACGACCATCTGGGCAAGGAAGCGCTGAAACGACTCGTCGACTGCGCCGACACCCACACCTCGGACGTCGTGGTGGGCAAGATGGTCGGCACCAACGGACGCTATGTCCACCAGGCGCTCTACCGTAAGAACGACCCGGACGTCAGTCTCTACGACTCCGCCCTCCCGTTCACCCTCGCCAACACCAAGCTCTTCCGGCGGGAGCTGGTCGAGCGGCACAAGCTGCGGTTCCCGGAGGATCTGCCGGTCGGCAGCGACCAGCCGTTCACCATCGAGGCGTGCGTCCGAGCCCGGAAGATCTCGGTGGTCGCCGACTACACCTGCTACTACGCGGTCAAACGCGGTGACGCCGGGAACATCACCTACCGTGCGGACCATCTGGCCCGGCTGCGCTGCACCGAGCGGATCATGCGGCACACCGCCGGACTCATCGACGCCGGACCGCACCGCGACGCCGTGTTCAAGCGCCACTTCACCTGGGAGCTGACCAAGCTCGTCCAGGGGCCCGACTTCGCCGCCCTCGACACCGCGGTCCAGTACCAGCTCTGCGACGGCATCGCCCGGCTGGCCGACGAGTATCTGACCGCATCGCTCAACGAGTCGCTCGGAGTCCAGTCACGGGTCCGGATCGCCCTGGCCCGCCGGGGCGACGTACGGCTGCTGGCACGGGCCAACGAGGCCGAGGCCCCGGGGCACGCGGTCCCCTTCGTTCTGGAGGGCGACCACACGTACGCCTCCTACCCCGGCTTCCGCGATGCCGCGTCCGGGCTGGACGACGCCCTGTTCCGGCTCAACGACGAGGCCGTGCCCAAGCGGCTCGCCGACGGCACCCGGCTGCTCGCCGCGGACTGGGAGCAGAACGGCGACGACATGGCCGTCTCCCTGGCGGTACGGGTGCCGATCACCGGCTCCGTCGAGCCCCTGGCCGCCGTCGCGCTGCGCCTCGCGCCGAAAGCATTCTCCAAGGCGAGCGACAAGACGGGCGCCCGCCGGATGCCCGACGCCGACACCGTGCCCCCGACCGATGCCCTGATCACCCGGGAACCGGACGAGGACGGTACGGGCACGGTGCTGCGGGCCACCTTCCCGCTGCGGGCGACTCGGGCCCGGGCCCACCCCCGGGTGTATGTGACGCTGGGCGGTATCCGGCACGAGGTCGCGGTGGCTGTCGCCGAGACCCCGCTGCCGCTGGCCCGGCGCTGGCGTGAGAAAGTCCCGTACCGTGTGTCGGCGAACGCCACCCCCAACGGCCGGCTGATGATCACCACGGCCCCGCTCTGGGGCCCCGAGGTGCCCGTGAGCGGACGAGTGCGACAAGTGATGTCCCGTGTGAAGAGGAAAATTTCCCGATGA
- a CDS encoding glycosyltransferase family 4 protein, translated as METQSAGAGRPTRGRVVMLVDNKVEGDSRVQKAAESAAAAGWDVVLLGLVRAGNGRTWKLGDAEVRLLPLKTPLAKRHAERHRSPLRRPLAYPPGPMSAYRRQWAKAWRADVATRRAALRVAPGAVGTPIFRKAEKARLAVAGPVSKAVQKWVGFRSRQTSQAQKAGRALRGPVDRAFTASWKALKGPRAWRRLEPVLWDYELTYGKEIDALKPDLIHANDFRMLGVGARAAIRARAAGRTCKLVWDAHEYLPGVRPWEDNAHWIPGNTAHESEYAPFADAVVTVSDGLGDLLKKRHGLKEQPTVVLNAPDRPADAEELAAEVSKDGKPVPDLRELCGIGPDVPLVVYSGSPGPQRGLGDMVEALPQLDGVHMAFVVPAPAAGYIQGLLRRAQELGVGDRLHAVPYVPHWQVVPFLSAANVGCIPIHHWPNHEIALITKFFEYSHARLPLVVSDVKTMSEVTRSTGQGEVCRAEDIADLVRAIKAVLADPERYRAAYDKPGLLSNWTWEAQAEVLDELYTRLVPGTGRGAGGGS; from the coding sequence ATGGAAACGCAGAGTGCCGGCGCGGGCCGACCCACCCGGGGGCGCGTCGTCATGCTGGTCGACAACAAGGTCGAGGGCGATTCCCGGGTCCAGAAGGCGGCCGAATCGGCCGCCGCGGCCGGCTGGGACGTCGTACTGCTCGGACTTGTCCGCGCCGGCAACGGGCGTACCTGGAAACTGGGCGACGCCGAGGTGCGGCTGCTGCCGCTGAAGACGCCGCTCGCCAAGCGGCACGCGGAACGCCACCGCTCCCCGCTGCGCCGCCCGCTGGCCTATCCGCCCGGTCCGATGTCGGCCTACCGCCGGCAGTGGGCCAAGGCGTGGCGGGCCGATGTCGCCACCCGCCGGGCCGCCCTGCGGGTCGCCCCCGGGGCCGTCGGCACCCCCATCTTCCGGAAGGCCGAGAAGGCCCGGCTCGCGGTGGCGGGCCCGGTCTCCAAGGCCGTCCAGAAGTGGGTCGGTTTCCGCTCCCGCCAGACCAGCCAGGCACAGAAGGCCGGCCGGGCCCTGCGGGGCCCCGTCGACCGGGCCTTCACCGCCTCCTGGAAGGCCCTCAAGGGCCCCCGCGCCTGGCGCCGTCTCGAGCCGGTCCTCTGGGACTACGAGCTCACCTACGGCAAGGAGATCGACGCCCTCAAGCCCGATCTGATCCACGCCAACGACTTCCGGATGCTGGGTGTCGGCGCCCGCGCCGCCATCCGGGCCCGGGCCGCGGGCCGTACCTGCAAGCTCGTCTGGGACGCCCACGAGTATCTGCCCGGGGTACGCCCCTGGGAGGACAACGCGCACTGGATTCCCGGCAACACCGCTCACGAGAGCGAGTACGCGCCCTTCGCCGACGCCGTGGTCACCGTCTCCGACGGCCTCGGCGATCTGCTGAAGAAGCGGCACGGTCTCAAGGAGCAGCCGACCGTCGTCCTCAACGCGCCCGACCGGCCGGCCGACGCCGAGGAGCTCGCCGCCGAGGTGTCCAAGGACGGCAAGCCCGTGCCCGACCTGCGCGAACTGTGCGGGATCGGCCCGGATGTCCCGCTGGTCGTCTACAGCGGATCCCCCGGACCGCAGCGTGGCCTCGGCGACATGGTGGAGGCGCTGCCGCAGCTCGACGGGGTGCACATGGCCTTCGTCGTGCCCGCCCCGGCCGCCGGATACATCCAGGGCCTGCTGCGCCGCGCCCAGGAGCTGGGCGTCGGTGACCGGCTGCACGCCGTGCCGTACGTTCCGCACTGGCAGGTCGTGCCGTTCCTGTCCGCCGCCAATGTCGGCTGCATACCGATTCACCACTGGCCGAACCACGAGATCGCGCTGATCACCAAGTTCTTCGAGTACTCGCACGCGCGGCTGCCGCTGGTCGTCAGTGATGTGAAGACCATGTCCGAGGTCACCCGGTCCACCGGGCAGGGCGAGGTCTGCCGGGCCGAGGACATCGCCGACCTGGTCCGCGCCATCAAGGCGGTGCTCGCCGATCCCGAGCGCTACCGGGCCGCGTACGACAAGCCGGGACTGCTCTCCAACTGGACCTGGGAGGCACAGGCCGAGGTCCTCGACGAGCTCTACACCCGGCTGGTGCCCGGCACGGGCCGTGGGGCCGGAGGCGGCTCATGA
- a CDS encoding glycosyltransferase family 4 protein, with the protein MQAPARRPRLAVIVANGITGDSRVQKTAIAAARDGWDVTLIGRSDTKRIQRTKMGPVDVIRIPVGSDFLRAVKARKNHAVRAAATQFRINDPAALKLYTATYHDWARQRSAETNWVGSSKRTSLKVLLRARRTVHKLRVKAFRWEQRRSNPKDAGPVGDWRLDWPQIVDLDLAFGPVIEKLQPDVIHANDATMIVTAGRSAARLRAQGRKCAWLYDAHEYIKGVEWPNPHQKSALPAVEAEFIRRADAVVTVSSQMAELLKKDHRLRKSPLVVGNSPVREVIGSGHSRSSVREACGLGPDVPLMVYSGWIGPERGVDAVIDGLPGLPGFHLALVVGRTTPLLEGMLQRAESLGVRDRIHLVPYVPQHEVANYLASADLGLTPFRKVPNTEVSLPTKVSEYLQAGLPLVTSDVKVIKAYVEEHRIGEVFTWDDPKTFVGAAARAMEHRKALAERITEDIRTDLSWEAQSGKLMKLYRELSGKTPPGPRPEMSWTVQETPVAVATPAPSSDHTAPTWRKLRGTRIKLGLGPANYAGQGAAYAQAITRVNPDVSAEVVMNKLPQSFDYPADVYVDATQLPELPVQTQQMQRVIGRYTHLLVDAFMPVFGHLNGVNIAGDLAALRQAKIKVALLAHGSEIRHPGKHMERHEYSLFHDAPAGIAKKLQVKAETNRKIADESGLPLFVTTPDLLDDLPTATWAPLVVDVASWATDRPLMERKRPVVMHAPSKRWTKGTDRIMPVLTELHDAGIIEFRLAEGIPWAEMRELVQSCDLVLDQFTTGSYGTFAVEAMAAGRPVVGYISDEVKSVTDGALPIVSATPRDLRKVIESLVEDREATIRIGAESAEFASMYHDGTWTAQVLSNFLK; encoded by the coding sequence ATGCAAGCCCCTGCCCGGCGACCGCGGCTCGCGGTCATCGTCGCCAACGGAATCACGGGCGACTCGCGGGTCCAGAAGACCGCCATCGCCGCGGCCCGTGACGGCTGGGACGTCACTCTGATCGGCAGGAGCGACACCAAGCGCATACAGCGCACGAAGATGGGGCCGGTCGATGTGATCCGGATCCCCGTCGGCTCCGACTTTCTCCGTGCCGTCAAGGCCCGCAAGAACCATGCGGTACGGGCGGCCGCGACCCAGTTCCGGATCAACGATCCGGCCGCGCTGAAGCTCTACACGGCCACCTATCACGACTGGGCGCGCCAGCGGTCCGCGGAGACCAACTGGGTCGGTTCCTCCAAGCGGACCTCCCTCAAGGTGCTGCTGCGGGCCCGCCGGACCGTGCACAAGCTGCGGGTCAAGGCGTTCCGCTGGGAGCAGCGGCGCAGCAATCCCAAGGACGCCGGGCCGGTCGGCGACTGGCGGCTGGACTGGCCCCAGATCGTCGATCTCGACCTGGCCTTCGGCCCCGTCATCGAGAAGCTCCAGCCCGATGTCATCCACGCCAACGACGCGACGATGATCGTCACGGCCGGGCGGAGCGCCGCCCGGCTCAGGGCCCAGGGCCGGAAGTGCGCCTGGCTGTACGACGCCCATGAGTACATCAAGGGCGTCGAGTGGCCCAACCCGCACCAGAAGTCGGCCCTGCCCGCGGTGGAGGCCGAGTTCATCCGGCGGGCCGACGCCGTGGTCACCGTCTCGAGCCAGATGGCCGAGCTGCTCAAGAAGGACCACCGGCTCCGCAAGTCCCCGCTGGTGGTCGGGAACTCCCCGGTGCGCGAGGTGATCGGCAGCGGTCACTCCCGCTCCTCGGTCCGTGAGGCCTGCGGTCTGGGCCCCGATGTGCCGCTGATGGTGTACTCCGGGTGGATCGGCCCCGAGCGGGGCGTCGACGCGGTCATCGACGGGCTGCCCGGACTGCCCGGCTTCCATCTGGCGCTGGTGGTGGGCCGTACCACCCCGCTGCTGGAGGGGATGCTCCAGCGCGCCGAGTCCCTCGGTGTCCGCGACCGGATCCATCTGGTGCCGTACGTTCCCCAGCACGAGGTCGCCAACTACCTGGCCTCCGCCGATCTGGGGCTCACCCCGTTCCGGAAGGTGCCCAACACCGAGGTCTCCCTGCCGACCAAGGTCTCCGAGTACCTCCAGGCCGGACTGCCGCTGGTCACCAGCGATGTGAAGGTCATCAAGGCGTACGTCGAGGAGCACCGGATCGGCGAGGTCTTCACCTGGGACGACCCGAAGACGTTCGTCGGGGCCGCCGCCCGTGCCATGGAGCACCGCAAGGCGCTCGCCGAACGCATCACCGAGGACATCCGCACGGACCTGTCCTGGGAGGCGCAGAGCGGGAAGCTGATGAAGCTCTACCGCGAGCTGTCCGGCAAGACCCCGCCCGGGCCGCGCCCCGAGATGTCGTGGACCGTGCAGGAGACCCCCGTGGCCGTCGCCACGCCGGCTCCGTCGTCCGACCACACCGCCCCGACCTGGCGGAAGCTGCGCGGGACCCGGATCAAGCTCGGTCTCGGCCCCGCCAACTACGCGGGTCAGGGCGCCGCGTACGCCCAGGCGATCACCCGGGTCAACCCCGATGTGTCCGCCGAAGTCGTGATGAACAAGCTGCCGCAGTCCTTCGACTACCCGGCGGACGTCTACGTGGACGCGACCCAGCTGCCGGAGCTGCCGGTCCAGACCCAGCAGATGCAGCGGGTCATCGGCCGCTACACCCATCTGCTGGTCGACGCCTTCATGCCGGTCTTCGGCCATCTCAACGGCGTCAATATCGCGGGTGACCTCGCCGCGCTCCGCCAGGCGAAGATCAAGGTCGCGCTGCTGGCCCACGGCAGCGAGATCCGCCACCCCGGCAAGCACATGGAACGGCACGAGTACTCGCTGTTCCACGACGCCCCGGCCGGTATCGCCAAGAAGCTCCAGGTCAAGGCCGAGACCAACCGGAAGATCGCGGACGAGAGCGGGCTGCCGCTCTTCGTCACCACGCCCGACCTCCTCGACGACCTGCCGACCGCCACCTGGGCGCCGCTGGTGGTGGATGTGGCGTCCTGGGCGACCGACCGGCCGCTGATGGAGCGCAAGCGGCCCGTGGTGATGCACGCCCCCTCCAAGCGGTGGACCAAGGGCACCGACCGGATCATGCCGGTCCTCACCGAACTCCACGACGCCGGAATCATCGAGTTCCGGCTGGCCGAGGGCATCCCGTGGGCCGAGATGCGGGAGCTGGTACAGAGCTGCGACCTGGTGCTCGACCAGTTCACCACCGGCAGCTACGGCACCTTCGCCGTCGAGGCGATGGCCGCGGGCCGCCCCGTCGTCGGCTACATCAGCGACGAGGTGAAGTCCGTCACCGACGGCGCTCTGCCGATCGTCAGCGCCACCCCCCGCGATCTGCGCAAGGTGATCGAATCCCTGGTCGAGGACCGCGAGGCCACGATCCGGATCGGCGCCGAATCGGCGGAGTTCGCGAGCATGTACCACGACGGAACCTGGACGGCTCAGGTTCTGAGCAACTTCCTCAAGTGA
- a CDS encoding Gfo/Idh/MocA family protein, whose product MSTQGAAGLRAGLIGLGSMGRHHARVLAGLEGVDFVGVVDPMGDKNGWAQGAPVLAEVDQLIELGVDYAVIACPTALHEEVGLKLAAAGVGALIEKPVADTVEGARKLVEAFESRGLVAGVGHIERCNPALRSLRLRLEAGELGDVYQVVTRRQGPFPHRIADVGVVKDLATHDIDLTGWVTGQRYTSIAARTVSKSGRAHEDMVSAVGQLSDGTMVNHLVNWLSPMKERFTSVTGERGCFIADTLTADLTFYSNAALATEWEALQAFRGVAEGDMIRYAIPKREPLLVEHELFRDAVLGKSDDICTLREGMRTVVVAAAVLESAASGVTVALDGADGTVPDGR is encoded by the coding sequence GTGAGCACCCAGGGTGCCGCCGGCCTGCGGGCCGGTCTGATCGGCCTCGGTTCGATGGGCCGCCACCACGCCCGTGTCCTCGCCGGTCTCGAGGGCGTCGACTTCGTCGGCGTCGTCGACCCGATGGGCGACAAGAACGGCTGGGCGCAGGGCGCCCCCGTACTGGCCGAGGTCGACCAGCTCATCGAGCTGGGTGTCGACTACGCGGTCATCGCCTGCCCCACCGCCCTCCATGAGGAGGTCGGGCTGAAGCTGGCCGCCGCCGGTGTCGGGGCGCTCATCGAGAAGCCCGTCGCGGACACCGTCGAGGGCGCGCGCAAGCTCGTCGAGGCCTTCGAGTCCCGCGGTCTGGTCGCGGGCGTCGGCCACATCGAGCGCTGCAACCCCGCCCTCCGCTCCCTGCGGCTGCGTCTGGAGGCCGGTGAGCTGGGCGACGTCTACCAGGTCGTCACCCGCCGCCAGGGCCCCTTCCCGCACCGGATCGCGGATGTCGGTGTGGTCAAGGACCTGGCCACCCACGACATCGACCTCACCGGCTGGGTGACCGGCCAGCGGTACACGTCGATCGCCGCGCGCACCGTCTCCAAGTCGGGCCGGGCGCACGAGGACATGGTCTCCGCCGTCGGCCAGCTCTCCGACGGCACGATGGTCAATCACCTGGTGAACTGGCTCTCCCCGATGAAGGAGCGCTTCACCTCGGTCACCGGTGAGCGCGGCTGCTTCATCGCCGACACCCTCACCGCCGACCTCACCTTCTACTCGAACGCCGCCCTGGCCACCGAGTGGGAGGCGCTCCAGGCCTTCCGCGGGGTCGCCGAGGGCGACATGATCCGGTACGCGATCCCCAAGCGCGAGCCGCTGCTCGTCGAGCACGAGCTGTTCCGCGATGCTGTCCTCGGAAAGTCCGACGACATCTGCACACTGCGGGAGGGAATGCGTACGGTCGTGGTGGCCGCCGCCGTCCTCGAGTCGGCCGCGTCCGGTGTCACGGTCGCTCTCGACGGAGCGGACGGCACGGTGCCGGACGGCCGCTGA
- a CDS encoding DegT/DnrJ/EryC1/StrS family aminotransferase, with protein sequence MTSSSNRQPIPAARPVIGDEEIEAAVRVLRSGRVVQGPEVAAFEEGFSELVDGRHCVAVNSGTSALHLLLLALNIGPGDEVIVPSFSFAATANVVRLVGADAVFADIDPETYCLDPAAVEAAITPRTAAIMPVHLYGHPAAMDRITAIADKHKLAVVEDACQAHAAALNGTPVGAFGAGGTFSFYPTKNMHSLEGGMISTGDAEIARTLRLLRNQGMEQRYANEIVGCNMRLTDVAAAVGRVQLAKLPGWTEQRIANAAYLSEHISAPGITTPVVAEGARHIYHQYTIRVAGGAERRDAAMAKLTEAGVGNAVYYPTPIHRLRPFWEPDQKAGRNWDLPVTEQAAAEVVSLPVHPSLSRDDLDRIVAAVNELGENL encoded by the coding sequence ATGACGAGCAGCAGCAACAGGCAGCCCATCCCCGCTGCCCGCCCGGTCATCGGTGACGAGGAGATCGAGGCCGCGGTGCGCGTACTGCGCAGCGGCCGGGTCGTACAAGGACCCGAGGTCGCCGCCTTCGAGGAGGGCTTCTCCGAGCTGGTCGACGGCCGGCACTGCGTCGCGGTGAACTCCGGTACCTCCGCTCTGCACCTGCTGCTGCTGGCCCTGAACATCGGGCCCGGCGACGAGGTGATCGTCCCCTCCTTCTCCTTCGCCGCGACCGCCAACGTGGTCCGTCTCGTCGGTGCCGACGCCGTCTTCGCCGACATCGACCCCGAGACGTACTGTCTGGACCCGGCCGCGGTCGAGGCCGCGATCACCCCGCGCACCGCCGCGATCATGCCGGTCCACCTCTACGGCCACCCGGCCGCCATGGACCGCATCACGGCGATCGCCGACAAGCACAAGCTGGCCGTCGTCGAAGACGCCTGCCAGGCCCATGCCGCCGCCCTCAACGGCACCCCCGTCGGCGCCTTCGGCGCGGGCGGCACCTTCAGCTTCTACCCGACGAAGAACATGCACTCCCTCGAGGGCGGCATGATCTCCACCGGGGACGCGGAGATCGCCCGTACCCTGCGCCTGCTGCGCAACCAGGGCATGGAGCAGCGGTACGCCAACGAGATCGTCGGCTGCAATATGCGGCTCACCGATGTGGCCGCCGCCGTCGGCCGGGTCCAGCTGGCCAAGCTGCCGGGCTGGACCGAGCAGCGCATCGCCAACGCCGCGTACCTCAGCGAGCACATCAGCGCCCCCGGCATCACCACGCCGGTCGTCGCCGAGGGTGCCCGCCACATCTACCACCAGTACACGATCCGGGTGGCCGGTGGCGCCGAGCGCCGGGACGCCGCGATGGCGAAGCTCACCGAGGCCGGTGTCGGCAACGCCGTCTACTACCCGACCCCGATCCACCGGCTGAGGCCGTTCTGGGAGCCCGACCAGAAGGCCGGCCGCAACTGGGACCTGCCGGTGACCGAGCAGGCCGCCGCCGAGGTCGTCTCCCTGCCGGTGCACCCGTCGCTGTCCCGGGACGACCTCGACCGCATCGTCGCCGCCGTGAACGAGCTTGGAGAGAACCTGTGA